The Vicia villosa cultivar HV-30 ecotype Madison, WI linkage group LG1, Vvil1.0, whole genome shotgun sequence genome includes a region encoding these proteins:
- the LOC131630485 gene encoding pentatricopeptide repeat-containing protein At3g06430, chloroplastic — translation MDMASVSLTFSSSIVPSPIPQPKFTKTHNNPTRPKASTFRITHCAISSPVVKKKHWKQGEFPGFSQSEGSTRRGPIKKIKQKNDRKNNAKAWVNTVTEALAERVDKKQWLQALEVFDMLREQSFYQPKEGTYMKLIVLLGKSRQPHRAHQLFTTMIEEGCDPTPELYTAVLAAYCRSNMIDEAFSILDEMKNHPLCQPDVFTYSTLIKVCIDAFKFELVELLYEEMAQRGVVPNTVTQNIVLNGYGKAGMFDQMEKVLSSMLQSTDCKPDVWTMNTIIGVFGNMGQIDMMEKWYEKFRNFGIEPETRSFNILIGSYGKKRMYDKMSSVMEYMRKLQFPWTTSTYNNVIEAFAVAGDDKNMEYTFNQMRSEGMRADTSTICCLINGFANAGLFHKVISTVHLAAKLEVPVNTAFYNAVLSACAKAEDLMEMERVFTRMKDNQSPPDDTTYSIMIEAYRKEGMNDKIYYLEQEKQTMITADDKTASQPEDEIFS, via the exons ATGGACATGGCTTCCGTCTCTCTCACATTCTCTTCTTCCATAGTCCCCTCCCCAATCCCCCAACCCAAATTCACCAAAACCCACAACAACCCCACAAGACCCAAAGCTTCAACCTTTCGTATTACCCACTGCGCAATTTCATCACCAGTTGTCAAAAAGAAACACTGGAAACAAGGCGAGTTTCCGGGTTTTTCCCAATCTGAGGGGAGCACGAGGAGAGGCCCAATTaagaaaatcaagcaaaaaaacgACAGGAAGAACAATGCTAAGGCATGGGTTAATACTGTTACTGAAGCTTTAGCTGAACGCGTGGACAAGAAACAGTGGCTTCAAGCCCTTGAG GTATTTGACATGCTCAGAGAACAATCCTTTTACCAGCCCAAAGAAGGGACTTACATGAAACTCATTGTGCTACTTGGAAAATCACGTCAACCCCATCGTGCCCATCAGCTTTTTACCACAATGATTGAAGAGGGTTGCGACCCTACTCCTGAACTATACACGGCAGTGCTCGCTGCATATTGCAGGAGCAACATGATTGATGAGGCCTTTTCAATTCTTGATGAGATGAAGAATCATCCTCTTTGTCAGCCTGATGTTTTCACTTACAGTACGTTGATAAAAGTCTGCATAGATgctttcaaatttgaattggttGAGTTGTTGTATGAAGAAATGGCTCAAAGAGGCGTTGTGCCTAATACGGTCACGCAGAACATTGTTTTGAATGGTTATGGCAAGGCAGGGATGTTTGATCAGATGGAGAAAGTTCTGTCGAGTATGCTGCAGAGCACTGATTGCAAGCCTGATGTTTGGACCATGAATACGATCATTGGTGTCTTTGGTAATATGGGTCAGATTGATATGATGGAGAAATGGTATGAAAAGTTCCGTAATTTCGGGATAGAACCAGAAACACGCTCTTTTAATATCTTGATCGGTTCGTATGGAAAGAAAAGAATGTATGACAAAATGTCATCTGTTATGGAGTATATGCGGAAGTTGCAATTTCCTTGGACCACCTCTACGTACAACAATGTGATTGAAGCATTTGCAGTTGCAGGGGATGATAAAAACATGGAGTATACATTTAATCAGATGCGTTCTGAGGGTATGAGAGCAGATACCAGTACGATTTGCTGCCTTATCAATGGTTTTGCAAATGCAGGGCTCTTCCATAAAGTGATTAGTACTGTTCACTTGGCTGCGAAGCTTGAGGTACCCGTGAACACTGCCTTTTATAACGCAGTCTTATCTGCGTGTGCAAAGGCGGAAGATTTGATGGAAATGGAGAGAGTTTTCACGCGTATGAAAGATAACCAATCTCCACCAGATGACACAACTTACTCAATCATGATCGAGGCATATAGAAAGGAGGGTATGAATGACAAGATATACTATTTGGAGCAGGAAAAGCAGACAATGATAACTGCTGATGATAAGACAGCGAGCCAGCCCGAGGATGAAATCTTTAGTTGA
- the LOC131630447 gene encoding probable receptor-like protein kinase At5g18500: MASDLSSSLSKKTSFLGLEVWELMGLIVGLFIIIILLVISICLTSKKKSRRINSMLPVTHRLSVSEEIKEISVDQVSTNGHPQNGVFMSLYDKFSDKEAEKVLLQNKNGEYSSHSGSLIHVEKDIAGSQSGDESGAKRLSAHRLSLTSPSPLSGLPEFSHLGWGHWFTLRDLELATNKFSKDNIIGEGGYGVVYQGQLINGNPVAIKKLLNNLGQAEKEFRVEVEAIGHVRHKNLVRLLGFCIEGTHRLLVYEYVNNGNLEQWLHGAMRQYGYLTWEARIKILLGTAKALAYLHEAIEPKVVHRDIKSSNILIDDEFNAKISDFGLAKLLGAGKSHITTRVMGTFGYVAPEYANSGLLNEKSDVYSFGVLLLEAITGRDPVDYSRSPAEVNLVDWLKMMVGNRHAEEVVDPNIETRPSTSALKRALLTALRCVDPDSEKRPNMSQVVRMLESEEYPIPREDRRRRKSNATNADVETHKETSDTDKSDHPESKSIGRNGRRNQRK; this comes from the exons ATGGCATCTGATCTGAGTTCGAGTTTGTCGAAGAAAACATCTTTTCTTGGGTTGGAAGTATGGGAGTTAATGGGGTTAATAGTTGGTTTGTTCATTATAATCATTCTTCTAGTGATATCAATATGTCTTACTTCGAAAAAGAAATCGAGAAGAATCAACAGTATGCTTCCCGTAACTCATAGGTTATCCGTTTCCGAAGAGATCAAAGAGATTAGCGTTGATCAGGTTTCGACAAATGGTCATCCTCAGAATGGCGTGTTTATGAGTCTTTACGACAAGTTTAGTGATAAGGAGGCCGAAAAGGTTTTGCTCCAAAACAAGAATGGGGAGTATAGCAGTCATTCAGGCTCATTGATTCATGTCGAGAAAGACATTGCTGGCTCTCAATCGGGTGATGAAAGTGGTGCGAAGCGCCTTTCTGCACACAGGCTTTCTTTAACTTCACCGTCACCTTTGTCTGGTCTTCCGGAATTCTCTCACCTTGGTTGGGGGCATTGGTTTACATTGAGAGACCTAGAACTCGCAACAAACAAGTTTTCAAAGGACAATATTATCGGCGAAGGAGGATATGGAGTTGTTTATCAAGGTCAGCTGATCAATGGGAATCCTGTTGCTATTAAGAAGCTTCTAAATAATCT TGGACAAGCCGAAAAGGAATTTCGAGTGGAAGTTGAAGCTATTGGTCATGTTCGGCACAAGAACTTGGTTAGGCTTTTGGGTTTTTGCATTGAAGGAACTCACAG GTTGTTGGTTTATGAGTATGTTAACAACGGAAATTTAGAACAATGGCTTCATGGAGCCATGCGGCAATATGGTTACCTCACATGGGAGGCTCGGATTAAAATTCTACTTGGAACAGCTAAAGC GCTGGCTTACTTGCACGAAGCAATTGAGCCTAAAGTCGTCCATCGAGATATTAAGTCAAGTAATATTCTAATCGACGATGAATTCAATGCCAAAATATCTGACTTTGGACTAGCCAAGTTACTCGGTGCCGGAAAAAGTCACATTACAACTCGAGTTATGGGCACTTTTGG ATATGTGGCTCCCGAATATGCCAATTCTGGCTTACTAAACGAGAAGAGTGATGTTTATAGCTTTGGTGTATTGCTCCTTGAAGCAATTACCGGAAGAGATCCGGTAGATTATAGCCGTTCACCAGCCGAG gtaaatttgGTCGATTGGCTCAAGATGATGGTCGGTAATAGGCACGCAGAAGAGGTGGTGGACCCAAACATTGAGACGAGACCGTCAACAAGTGCCCTTAAAAGAGCCCTTTTGACTGCTTTGAGGTGTGTTGATCCAGATTCTGAAAAAAGACCAAATATGAGTCAAGTCGTCCGCATGCTTGAATCTGAAGAATATCCAATACCTAGAGAG GATCGAAGACGCAGGAAGAGTAATGCCACAAATGCTGACGTGGAGACACATAAGGAGACTTCTGATACAGATAAGAGCGATCATCCAGAGTCCAAGTCCATCGGAAGAAATGGAAGAAGGAATCAACGGAAGTAA
- the LOC131630463 gene encoding pto-interacting protein 1: MGCFGFCKENDSYTTADRGNFMQNNPTGNSSYHGRHTAVTIPRPINLQPISVPSITVDELKSVTDSFGTKSFLGEGAYGKVYRATLKTGREVAIKKLDSSKQPDQEFLSQVSIVSRLKHENVVELLTYCVDGPFRALAYEYAPNGSLHDILHGRKGVKGAEPGQVLSWAQRVKIAVGAARGLEYLHEKAEVHIVHRYIKSSNILLFEDDVAKIADFDLSNQAPDAAARLHSTRVLGTFGYHAPEYAMTGNLSSKSDVYSFGVILLELLTGRKPVDHTLPRGQQSLVTWAAPRLSEDKVKQCVDVRLKGEYPSKAVAKMAAVAALCVQYEAEFRPNMSIIVKALQPLMNNPRSSQSREPRNV; encoded by the exons ATGGGTTGCTTTGGCTTCTGCAAAGAGAATGATTCTTATACTACTGCTGACAGAGGAAACTTCATGCAAAACAATCCTACTG GGAACTCTAGTTATCATGGAAGACACACGGCAGTAACCATTCCTCGGCCTATAAATCTCCAACCGATTTCTGTGCCTTCCATTACAGTAGATGAATTGAAGTCTGTGACAGATAGTTTTGGTACGAAGTCTTTCCTTGGTGAAGGTGCGTACGGGAAAGTATATCGCGCCACGTTGAAAACGGGACGTGAAGTTGCGATTAAAAAGTTGGACTCCAGTAAACAGCCAGACCAAGAATTTCTTTCTCAG GTCTCCATCGTTTCAAGGCTAAAGCATGAAAACGTTGTCGAGCTTCTTACATACTGTGTTGACGGCCCTTTCCGTGCCCTTGCTTACGAGTATGCTCCAAATGGATCCCTTCATGACATTCTACATG GGCGCAAAGGGGTAAAGGGTGCAGAACCTGGTCAAGTTCTATCATGGGCTCAAAGGGTTAAAATCGCCGTTGGAGCAGCCAGAGGACTTGAATATCTTCATGAAAAGGCAGAAGTTCATATTGTCCATCGTTACATTAAATCTAGTAACATACTTCTATTCGAGGACGACGTTGCAAAGATTGCTGATTTTGATCTGTCAAATCAAGCCCCTGATGCAGCAGCTCGTCTTCATTCTACCCGTGTTCTTGGAACCTTTGGTTATCATGCTCCAGA ATATGCAATGACTGGAAACCTCTCTTCAAAGAGTGATGTTTACAGTTTTGGAGTCATACTGTTGGAACTCTTAACTGGGCGTAAACCTGTCGATCATACACTGCCCCGAGGACAGCAAAGCCTTGTGACATGG GCAGCACCAAGGCTTAGTGAAGATAAGGTGAAGCAGTGTGTTGATGTTAGACTAAAGGGAGAGTACCCTTCCAAAGCAGTTGCAAAGATGGCTGCTGTTGCTGCACTGTGTGTTCAATATGAAGCTGAGTTTCGACCAAATATGAGCATCATTGTCAAAGCTTTACAGCCTCTAATGAATAATCCTCGTTCTTCGCAATCAAGGGAACCACGCAACGTGTAA